A window of Aricia agestis chromosome 3, ilAriAges1.1, whole genome shotgun sequence contains these coding sequences:
- the LOC121740214 gene encoding peroxidase-like isoform X2 produces MTKMVLLGVVLWAGLTFGSHVAPYPLNLIVSSDIIHPPPMYDFPFPSAHMLKRLPPVTAAHTNKSIDMGKFSVAMLDRLEANLEASGIKPKPGSPAQGLAIQGYPSNDALKYEKSSMVITKASKNLVATRCEMYGLPTDECASFISTLNLKESEYGAECAQLERFTCPSNKMSSKYRMFDGSCNNPVRSSWGQGLTGYKRLLHPRYSDGIEEPRRAVGYNPLPSARLVSTVLADNKDRPDEKKTMALPVWTQFIYHDLVHTPVRKTMHTDQAIRCCDNSGNNLAPRYIHPNCMPISVSDKDPVFKNWFVSCMEYTRSMTTYRGDCTFGAAEQMNQATHFMDGSQIYGSTSRDAIALREKSGGLLKTAVVNDQEMLPLASNPTEKCLGTATDACFVAGDVRANMHPWLTSMHLLWVKEHNRIAKALAVMNPGWNSDKLFHEARRIVVAELQHITYKHWLPALTGKSFDELYDSYESGYNPEVNPTITNSFATAAFHFVNSLLDQDVQLVDDKNNVTAQRLGQTYFKPKLVAEKNGLENLARGMVSQNSQGSDFNYDDDLRHHWLGGLDVLAIDIQRGRDHGLPGYVQYRALCGYSAVTSVSQLSDVMSQEVVDKLSKLYEHPNDIDLVVGLMAETPLPGSLIGPTTTCLIKEQLWRTRSGDRYFYSHSDEAGGFTKRQLTEIRRASLARLLCDNAGVTRVQKDAFQLPSESNPVVSCDDIKRVNLEFWADPAQQPDIFARTNQWIKTKVASTNVTK; encoded by the exons CCGCGCATACCAACAAGTCAATAGACATGGGCAAATTCTCTGTGGCCATGCTCGATAGATTGGAGGCAAACTTGGAAGCGTCAGGGATAAAACCGAAACCGGGATCACCAGCACAAGGCCTGGCAATTCAGGGATATCCTTCGAATGATGCGCTGAAGTATGAGAAGTCGTCTATGGTTATCACCAAAGCTTCGAAGAATCTGGTCGCTACGAGATGTGAAAT GTACGGTCTCCCTACTGACGAGTGTGCAAGTTTCATTAGTACTTTAAACCTAAAAGAGAGTGAATATGGCGCGGAGTGCGCCCAATTGGAAAGATTCACTTGTCCAAGCAACAAGATGTCGTCCAAGTATAGGATGTTTGATGGATCGTGCAACAACCCCGTCAGGTCATCCTGGGGTCAGGGCTTAACTGGTTACAAGAGGCTCCTTCATCCAAGATATTCCGATGGTATTGAGGAG CCCCGCCGTGCGGTCGGTTACAATCCTTTACCATCAGCACGCCTGGTGAGCACAGTCCTAGCTGACAATAAGGACAGACCTGATGAAAAGAAGACAATGGCTCTACCGGTGTGGACTCAGTTTATCTACCACGATTTAGTTCATACTCCCGTGCGGAAAACAA tgCACACGGACCAGGCCATACGCTGTTGCGACAACTCCGGCAACAACCTGGCACCCCGCTACATCCATCCCAACTGCATGCCGATCTCTGTGTCGGATAAGGATCCCGTCTTCAAGAACTGGTTCGTCTCTTGTATGGAGTACACCCGCTCTATGACCACATACCGTGGAGATTGCACATTCGGAGCGGCTGAACAG ATGAACCAAGCGACTCACTTCATGGACGGCTCTCAAATCTACGGGTCGACCAGTCGCGATGCGATCGCTCTGAGGGAGAAGTCTGGTGGGTTGTTGAAGACAGCCGTGGTGAATGACCAGGAAATGCTGCCATTGGCCTCCAACCCGACTGAGAAGTGTCTCGGCACCGCCACTGACGCTTGCTTTGTCGCTG GTGATGTCCGCGCGAACATGCACCCATGGTTGACGTCGATGCACCTACTTTGGGTGAAAGAACATAACCGCATAGCTAAGGCGCTTGCTGTGATGAACCCAGGATGGAATTCCGATAAACTGTTCCATGAGGCGAGGAGGATAGTGGTCGCTGAGTTACAGCATATCACCTACAAACACTGGCTACCGGCACTTACAG gAAAGTCCTTCGATGAGCTCTACGACAGCTACGAAAGTGGTTACAATCCCGAAGTGAATCCGACGATAACTAACTCGTTCGCGACTGCCGCCTTCCACTTCGTCAACAGTCTTCTAGATCAGGACGTGCAGTTGGTGGATGACAAGAATAATGTGACAGCACAAAGACTAGGACAGACCTACTTCAAACCTAAGCTGGTTGCTGAGAAGAATGGATTAGAGAATCTCGCGAGGGGCATGGTCAGCCAGAACAGTCAGGGATCAGACTTcaattatgatgatgat CTCCGTCACCACTGGCTGGGTGGTCTGGACGTGTTGGCTATCGACATCCAGCGCGGGCGCGACCACGGCCTGCCCGGCTACGTGCAGTACCGCGCGCTGTGCGGCTACTCCGCCGTCACCAGCGTCTCGCAGCTGTCTGACGTTATGTCGCAAGAG GTGGTAGACAAGCTGTCGAAGCTATACGAGCACCCCAACGACATCGACCTCGTGGTCGGCCTCATGGCGGAAACCCCACTGCCCGGCTCGCTCATCGGACCCACCACTACTTGCCTCATCA AGGAGCAGCTATGGCGTACTCGTTCCGGCGACCGCTACTTCTACTCGCACTCAGACGAGGCTGGTGGCTTCACCAAGCGGCAACTCACCGAGATCCGCCGCGCGTCCCTCGCGCGCCTGCTCTGTGATAACGCGGGTGTTACGCGTGTGCAGAAAGACGCCTTCCAACTGCCGTCGGAGAG CAACCCAGTGGTCTCGTGCGACGACATCAAGCGAGTCAACCTGGAGTTCTGGGCAGACCCGGCGCAGCAGCCCGACATCTTCGCGCGCACCAACCAGTGGATCAAAACCAAGGTCGCCAGCACCAACGTCACCAAGTAG
- the LOC121740446 gene encoding peroxidase-like, with protein sequence MVMGFAVLYNLFTTLFGNNDSSTASEPSIPNPIPILDANLTASVCGQEVSCCPYTRYRSLDGSCNNLENPGWGTTKSTYMRLLENRYSDSIFKLPRMDTGDNMPNARELSIRLFKDKITYDIELNVNGMQWGQVITHDMSKLEEATDAAGQTLVCCRNGKLTSEVLTNEFCAPVIVPYNDRVHRPGSCLEFVRADTDRHIGCVSDDQEANQLNMVTPFMDSSMIYGSTDEESNALRSFENGNLETVTRRGREWPPQAQDPEETCEGDALPGEPCYKGGDTRINQNTELSVLQVLLLLWHNFIADGLSEVNPQWDDQTLFQEARSIVVAVLQNINYYEYLPYLLGEKNMLDNKLIYRRTPANIREYINDYDPILVPGVIMESATAALRYFHTLIQGYLLKKFEDRSDAGEIRLSEWYNRPVVIERNNTFDQLVVGLTAQSASATDPFFTVEVTEYLFRGMKKVGRDLRTVDVIRGRDMGLGSYQQARAACNLTVPRTFEDLRGIIGSNFIKILRRQYQDVSNIDLTVGGTLEIHVPGSRAGPTFLCIMLAQFYRTRVADRFWFENGIDEYISFTPDQLASIRGVTMASIFCESTDIGTIQPAAFEVISPDNPVVSCDVIPSIDLTLWRDDGTEEYEAQQDQSAKGVCAGRK encoded by the exons ATGGTAATGGGATTCGCGGTGCTTTACAATTTATTCACAACACTATTTGGAAATAATGACAGTAGCACTGCAAGCGAACCAAG CATTCCTAATCCAATTCCAATACTAGATGCGAATTTAACGGCGAGTGTTTGCGGACAGGAGGTGTCATGTTGTCCATATACGCGGTATAGATCTCTTGATGGCTCCTGCAATAACCTGGAGAACCCTGGCTGGGGAACCACCAAGAGCACATACATGCGCCTACTCGAGAACCGGTATTCTGATA GCATTTTCAAATTGCCGAGAATGGATACTGGTGACAACATGCCCAATGCCAGGGAACTAAGCATCAGGCTGTTTAAGGATAAGATTACATATGACATTGAGCTGAACGTCAACGGCATGCAGTGGGGCCAGGTCATCACACACGACATGTCCAAGTTGGAGGAAGCGACAGATGCCG CTGGCCAAACCCTGGTGTGCTGTAGGAATGGTAAGCTAACATCGGAGGTGCTTACAAATGAGTTCTGTGCCCCCGTGATAGTTCCATACAACGACCGGGTGCATAGGCCGGGGTCTTGTTTGGAGTTCGTCCGAGCTGACACTGATCGACACATCGGTTGTGTATCTGACGACCAGGAAGCTAATCAA TTGAACATGGTAACCCCGTTCATGGATTCTTCCATGATCTACGGCAGTACTGACGAAGAAAGCAATGCGTTGCGATCCTTTGAGAACGGGAATTTGGAGACGGTGACCAGACGCGGCAGGGAGTGGCCTCCTCAAGCTCAGGACCCTGAGGAAACCTGCGAAGGCGACGCTCTACCCGGGGAACCTTGTTATAAGGGAG GGGATACAAGGATCAATCAGAACACGGAGTTGTCTGTGCTGCAAGTGCTGTTACTTCTGTGGCACAACTTCATTGCTGATGGCTTGAGCGAGGTCAACCCGCAGTGGGACGATCAGACGCTGTTCCAGGAAGCGCGAAGCATCGTCGTAGCTGTACTacagaatattaattactatgaATATCTGCCGTATTTATTAG GTGAAAAAAACATGCTGGATAACAAATTGATTTACCGACGTACCCCGGCCAATATCAGGGAGTATATAAATGACTATGATCCGATTTTGGTGCCAGGCGTTATAATGGAAAGTGCTACGGCGGCTCTGCGATATTTCCATACTCTCATTCAAGGATACTTATT AAAGAAATTCGAAGACAGGAGTGATGCTGGCGAGATTCGTTTGAGCGAATGGTACAACAGACCCGTGGTCATTGAGAGGAACAACACGTTCGACCAGCTCGTGGTCGGGCTGACCGCTCAGTCAGCTTCTGCCACTGATCCATTCTTTACTGTCGAGGTCACAGAGTATTTGTTCAG GGGTATGAAGAAAGTAGGTCGCGATCTCCGCACCGTGGACGTTATACGCGGGAGAGACATGGGGCTCGGCAGCTACCAGCAAGCCCGCGCCGCCTGCAACCTCACTGTTCCTAGGACATTTGAGGATCTACGAGGAATTATTGGAAGCAAT TTCATAAAAATACTGAGGAGGCAGTACCAAGACGTGAGTAATATAGACCTGACTGTGGGCGGAACGTTGGAGATCCATGTACCAGGGTCCCGAGCTGGCCCCACCTTCCTCTGCATCATGCTCGCCCAGTTCTACAGGACGAGGGTCGCTGATAGATTCTGGTTCGAGAATGGCATTGACGAGTATATAAGTTTCACACCCG ATCAACTGGCGTCAATTCGTGGCGTGACGATGGCCAGCATTTTCTGCGAGAGCACCGACATCGGCACCATACAGCCAGCAGCATTCGAAGTTATTTCACCAGA